A segment of the Candidatus Protochlamydia naegleriophila genome:
GGCTTATCAAAGTCGTTCCTTATACCTTTGCCTACTCATCTTCTAAAATGAGTTCTGAAAGGCTTAAGTTTTGCTTAAAAAAAGCGTTGCACCGCATAGAAAACTATCCTGTCTGGCTCTATGGCTATTGGAATAAGAGTAAAGGTGTTATCGGCATTACTCCAGAGACTCTCTTTTCGCATCATGAGCAAAGGCCAACGCTTGTGCAGACAATGGCCTTAGCCGGAACAAAAAAGCAAGGGTGTGAAGCAGATTTTGAAGGCAACAAGAAGGAAAACGCAGAGCATGAACTAGTAGTGGCAGACATTTGCCAGGTATTGAGTTCTTTTGGGAGGGTAGAAGTAGAAAAAAAGCGTCTTTTGCCGCTGCCGGCTCTGACCCATCTCTTGACACCTATTCAAGTCGATTTAAAAGAGCCTTTTGATTTTGAAAAGCTTGTTTGCGCTTTGCATCCGACTCCGGCTCTTGGGGCTTTCCCAAGAAAAGAGGGGTGGGAGTGGCTGTGCCTCTACCAGGCCAGGCTAGATCGTAGTTATTTTGGAGCACCGGTTGGCTTCTCTTTTCCAGAGCGAGGCGTGACTGTTTGCTATGTGTCGATTAGACATGTGCAGTGGTGCGAAGAAGGGATGCGCATTGGTGCTGGCTGCGGTGTCGTAAAGGAAAGTGAATGCAATCAGGAATGGGAAGAGATTTGTTTGAAGCTGCAAGCTGTGAGGAGTGTATTTGCCCTATGAATAATCGTTTGGCCCAACACGTCGTCCAGCAAGTCATCGATAAAGGCGTCAGAGAATTTTGCATTTCTCCAGGTGCGCGCAACGCTCCGCTTGTTTACGTACTTTCGCAAATTCCATTTATTAAACTCTACCACTGGCCTGAAGAGCGCTCGTCAGCATTTTTTGCGCTTGGTCGAATTAAAGCGACTGGGCGGCCAGTTGCCGTCTTGACAACCTCTGGTACGGCAGCTGCAGAGCTATTACCTGCTGCGATAGAGGCCTATTATACGAGCCTTCCCCTTCTGCTTATGACGGCGGATCGGCCAAGGCGTTATCGAGGGTCGGGTGCTCCCCAGTCAATCGAACAAATTGGATTGTTCAGCTACTACTGTCATTATATGCAAGATTTGGCAGAAAACGACTTGTGCTGCCTTGATAAATGGATTGGAAGAGGGCCTGCACATCTGAATATTTGTTTCGAAGAGCCAAAGGAAGCCGATTGCCAATCTCTTGAGATCAGCATTTCCTTGCCGCAAGAAGACTTTGAAATTCAATTGGTTACGAGTAAGAAGGAAACGGAGTTGGATCAATTTCTTGAGATGAGCCGTTTTCCTTTGGTTGTTGTGGGAGCCTTAAATGCAGTCGATGGAGAATCTGTTGTCTCCTTTTTACTCAAGCTTAAGGCCCCCGTTTACTTGGAGGCTCAGTCGGGATTGCGAGAAGACTCTCGTTTAGAGTCCATTCGCATTGAATCGATCGAGCGCCTGTGGGAGTTGTCGGCTAAGCAGGGCTATCCAATCGATGGCGTGTTGCGCCTTGGCGGAATTCCAACGGCTCGCTTATGGAGAGACTTGGAAGAGGGGGAGGGGAAAAGAGCAGTTTGCTCGATTAGCGAACATCCTTTTTCAGGCTTGAGTTGGGCTGGAGTTATCCATGCCTCTATTCCCAATTTTCTGGAAAGCTTTCAATTGAAGCAAGAGCGCAGCTATCCATGCCAAGCGTGGATTCAAGCCGATCGCCTTTATCAAATAGCTCTTTTAAATCTATTTGAGGAAGAGCCTCTTGCAGAACCGAGTCTTTTCCATACTCTTTCCAAACGCATTCCTCTACGTTCAAAAGTCTATATCGGCAACAGCTTGCCCATTCGTGAATGGGATCAGGCGGCTGTGCGGGAAAATAGACAGTTTCAAATGACTGCAAGCCGCGGAGCCAATGGAATCGATGGTCAGCTGGCAACATTTTTGGGATTTTGTACACAGGAACAAGAGAATTGGGCCATTTTAGGTGATCTAACAGCCCTTTACGACATGGTAGCGCCTTGGGTACTGAGTCAAATGCCGGCTTTGAATGCCACAGCCGTGATAGTCAATAATGGAGGTGGACAAATTTTTGCCCGAATGTTTGCTCACCAGCATTTCCGCAATGCACATGATCTATGCTTTAAACCGTTGGCGGATTTTTGGAACTGGCATTACGAGAAATGGGAATCTATTCCCGATACGATTACTGCCTGCACTGGAGGGCGATTTATTGAACTCATGCCCGATCAGGCAGCGACTGACAGGTTTTTAAACAGAATGAAGCAATTATGAACTTTCCTTGTGCATTATGGGCCATTCATGGTTTTTTGGGGCAGACGTCTGATTGGAATACTCTTCGGATGGAACAATTACAGGCCGTGGAGATAGACTCTTTTTCCTCTTCAAACATGGTCACATGGGCACATCAATTTAACGCGTATATCGAATCCCAGGCGTCGCTTCCTTCCGTTTTAATGGGGTATTCTTTGGGAGGGAGATTAGCGCTGCATGCCTTATGTCAAAAACCATCACTTTGGCAGGCAGCCATTATCGTTTCGGCCCACCCGGGGCTTACGCAACTCGATTTAAAAGAAGAGCGGTTGAAGAATGATACCATTTGGGCTAAGCGCTTTGAAGAGGAGCCATGGGAGCAGCTGATGGCAAGTTGGAATCATCAGGCCGTTTTTGCTCAAGACGGCTGTCCTCCTGACCGCCAAGAGAAGTATTATGAGCGGTTGCAATTAGCCAAACAGTTGCTATCGTTTTCCTTGGGCCATCAAGAAGACTTAAGGGAGAATATTGCGGCTCTTTCGATGCCTGTGCTTTGGATGGTAGGAGAGAAAGATCAAAAATTTTGCGAAGCGGCTAAAACCGTCAAGCTCGCTCATCCCTTGTCGAAATATTTGACGATAGAGCAAGCTGGACATCGCTTGATGTGGGCACGGCCCCTGCAATTTAAGCAGTCTGTTGAACAGTTCTTAAATAGCCTCAATCCTGAAAGAGGCCAGATAAAAAAAAGCCAATAAGCATTTAGCTTATTGGCTTAACAAGCTTATTGATTTTTGATTAAGGTAGCGCACATCATTTGCACGTGACCAAAGTAAGGGTTGTTTTTGGTTACGAGCCCGATTGCTGCTTTCTTGGTATTACGATCCATTTTCATTGTCTCCAAATTGCTGATAACTTTTTGGCAATAGGCCGGGGTAATAATTCCGCGGTTTAGCTTATCAGCCAAGCGCTTGCTAATGTCGAGAAGATCTTTCTTGCAGATACGGTTCTTATCATTGAGATTAAATTTGTAAGAGATCTCTTCATCGCCCAAACAGATGCTCACCTTTCCAGCCGTATATGATTGACGTTTTTGAATATAACGTCCCCAAAAACCGGTCGAATGTTCGTTATACTTAAAAGTGACCGGGCTGCGATCGCTTGCTTTTTCAGGCACGGGTTCTTTATCGGCGCCGAACAAGAAATTTCCGATTTTGTTACGATCGTGGACAAGCTGCACCGCTACTGGAACGCCAACAGCGCCACCTGCAATACCTCCTATGGCATTACCGGTGATAAACCCTAATGGAGCTCCTACACATACGCTGAATGTGCCCCAATTGGCTTGATTGATTTGCTCTGCTTCGTTGAGGTCATTATAGATGTCTGTAAGAAGCGCGTCTTGAACTTTTTTGCGCTGCTTAACATCATTTAACTCGTCTCTGATGACCTGGATTTCTTCCTGGCAGTCATTTTCAATTTCAGCTTTAGCTTGGATCATTTTCAAATTATCGGCTGCCAATTGCATAGCCTTTCCAGCCTCAATTGAAGCTGCATTGTTTTTATCAATAGCTGCTTGAAGAATTAACAAGGCCTTATCAAAAGAAGCTCCTGACGTTTCCAAGTGGGTTTTAGCCTCAAGGCATTGCTTATGAACTTTTTCTGCATCACTTGTGAATTGCTTTACACGCTCTTCAAACTTGCCTTCATTCGATTGAGCCGATTGCAGTAAACTGCCAAATTGGTTTAAGGCCCTAGTAAAGAGCTCGTCAGCCTCACCAATTTCTTCGCGGCTGCCTTGTAAAGCTTGTTGTGCCTGAGCAAATAACTCATTAGCTTCTTCATATAGTTTGCACGCGGTCGCTTTTTGACCTTCCAGCTCGATGCTGCCGTTGGCTGAAAGTTGCTTAATGTCTGTGAGTTGCTGCGTCAATTTTGCAACGTTCTGGCTGACGAGGTCTAAGTTGGCGTCCACCTTACTAAATGATTCTTTATTGGCTTCTTCCAATGTTTGAATCATCTGAACGCCAGCTTTCGCATCACCAATCAAACGCGAGACTTCAGACTTGTCATAATTTGAGCCCAATGTTTTATACAGCTCGAAAGCACCTGCTATCGTCAGGGAGCTTCCCATGAGAATATTACCTTCCCATATTTGACCCAATCCAGTTACAAGGGCTGCAGTCGAACAGAGGGTGCGCGTACCTTTTTGGGCACCAAATTCTGCAATCTTCTTCAAAGCAACCGCTGTTGTTACTACATTTTCGACAGTTGTGCACAGCTTGCTTCCGAGCGATGCTTTTGTCATCTCTCTTCTATCGGTAGTAACATGCATGTCCCCCGAACTAATAGATACACTATTAGATATACTATTCATTTAAGTCCTTTTTTTTATATTACGTTTCTTAATTTGTTTTTAATAGGTTGAATGCAAAACATTAATACAAATATTTTAATAAATTCACATTCTTTTGTCAATTTGTTAACTAGTTTTTGTGTGTTAATTTATTGTTTATTATTTGTTAAGTAAGCTTTAACAATATTAATTAAAATTTAATTTTTATGTTTAGTTAGAGGGAAAATGGCAGGGAGGAGGCATGAGAATGGTTGATGGTTAGTTTGATAGGAAAAGGAAGCTACTTAAATTTTTTAAAAAATAATTTGACGGATATGGTGGTGTTAACTATGGTCTGCTTTGACTAGCCAATCTCTTTATGCTTTCGCGCCGCGTAAAAATGAACACTGCTGAACCTTTCATAGACGGTGCCATTTTGATCGCTTCAATTGGAATTTGATAAGTCAATAGTTACGAGAAACTTCTAATTACTATTTCTGTAAATCAAGAAATGCTGATCCGAGACGAATCTTTTTGAGTCGGTAGTCATTTTAAGTTTTTCAAGGATTCACATCGCATTCATTGCGATAGGTAATATTTTCATGTCTATTGTGAATTGAATAACATTTAAAAAGAGGTGTCACTATGCCAGCAAGAACTGGATCTCATACCAGGCAAGCAGCGGCACACAAAGCTGCTCAAGTGCGTCATGTTAAAGAAGGAAGTAACCGCTCCTCTTCTAGGGGGCATCGTTCGATGTCTCGCTCAGAAGCGGGCCGTAAAGGGGCGGAAGTTCGCTGGGGCCGTCGTGAGGAAGAGGAAAGAGGGCTTCCAGCCTCTCGCAATCATTCGCCAGCTGCAAATATGTCACGTGCAGAAGCTGGGCGACGAGGGGCTGAGGCGCGTTGGGGCAAGCGCGAAGGGACAGTTGCGATGCATAAAGCCAAAACGCGTGCAGCGCCTGGGCCTATGTCCCGTTCAGAGGCTGGGAAGCGCGGTGCGGAGGTGCGCTGGGGATATCGCTTGGATGAAAATGGAGAGCGTCGGGGAGTGCGTTCTCAGCAAAAAACAGGTCATATGTCTCGATCGGAAGCTGGAAGGCGGGGAGCTGAGGCACGCTGGGGACCCCGCCTAGAAGAGCGTCAAGAGCATACTCCTGCAAGAAGCCAAGTGAGGGGAGCACTTTCTCGCTCTGAGGCGGGCTGCAGAGGTGCAGAGGTGCGCTGGGGAAGAGAAGAAAATGAGCGCGGAGGGAAGAGGCGATTGGGCCGCCATTCGCAAGAAAGTGGATTAACACGGGAAGCTGTGTCTCGTCGCTTAGCTCAATCGCCTTGGAGGCAAAATTTTGAGGATGAAGATGAACTTTTTTTGGAGCAAAATGCAAGGTTAACCCGTCCTTATGCTCCAGGACGCGTGCAGGCAGAGAAGAAACAGCCGAAATCGCCTTGGCGTTGGGTACAGGTATTCGATATTGATGAAGAGGATGAGGAGGAAGACAGCTTCCTAAGCCGTCAAAGAAAACTCAATCGTCTAAGCAATCAACGGTCCAGGTCGCCTTGGGAAAAGGATTACGATCTTGAGATCGATTACATTGAGGATGAAGAGCAGTACTAATTCTCTCTTTGCGGTCAAGGAAAGAGCTGTGCCTTTCCTTGACCATCCCGGCCCAAAAGATAGGTCTCTAAAAAAACGATGGAGCCTGCTCCTTTTCTCTAACCCTCTTTATTAAAGCATGGTTTTAGTTCTCTCAAGCTATGTGCCTTGTAAGTTCTTTACCTTTAATCAATGCTTGACTATATATACTCAAAATATCTGAGAAAATTTGCTTTAGATGACATCTAAACCATACATTGGTGTTTAGATGTAGAGCCAATTTTTTATCGTTGTTTAGCTGGGCAGCTGGGATGTCCATAAGGCAGTGATCAAATATTTTGGTGCCATAAATGAGTTAAAGAGGATTAAAGGCTTATGCTAGCGACTTCAAATTGGGAAGAGATTAAAACTTATCAAGACATTCGTTTTGAAAGAACAGAAGATGGTATTGCTAAAATTACAATCAACCGTCCCGAAGTGCGCAATGCATTTCGTCCCGAAACAGTGCAAGAGATGCAAGATGCTTTTGAAAGATGCCGTAATGATTCATCGATTGGAGTGATTATTTTGACAGGAGAGGGGGCTCATGCTTTTTGCTCAGGCGGCGACCAGCGGGTTAGGGGTGAAGAGGGATATCTTGGGCAAGACGGGATTCCACGTCTTAATGTACTCGATTTACAAAAGCAAATCCGCTCGCTTCCCAAACCTGTGATAGCCATGGTGGCTGGTTATGCCATTGGGGGCGGTCATGTACTGCATGTCGTTTGCGATTTAACGATTGCTGCCGATAATGCCCGTTTTGGTCAAGTTGGCCCGCGTGTGGGTTCGTTTGACGGTGGGTTGGGCAGTAGTTATTTAGCTCGCATTGTCGGCCAAAAAAAGGCACGTGAAATTTGGTATTTATGTCGCCAATATGATGCTCAAGAGGCGTTAGAGATGGGGCTTGTCAACTGCGTTGTTCCACTTGCCGATTTAGAAAAAGAAACGCTGAAATGGTGCCGTGAAATTCTGCAACACTCGCCGCTTGCCTTGCGTTGTTTAAAAGCATGCTTGAATGCCGATTGTGATGGGCAAGTCGGGCTATTGGACCTGGCCGGCAATGCTACTATGATGTACTACATGACGGAAGAGGCTCAAGAGGGAAAGCAGGCCTTTTTGGAAAAGCGCAAGCCTGACTTTAATCAATTTCCCCGTTTACCTTAAAAGGGCTGCAAGAGTATGAAAAAAAAGTTAGCTGACCCTTCGATGGCCATTAAGCAAGAGATTGGTCTGCTTAAACCGTGGTTTTTAGCAGCTCGTCCAAGAACACTGCCTATTTGCTTGGCTCCCATTTTCGTGGGGACCTTGCTGGCAAAGGGAGAAGTAGCCAACATTAATTGGATTTTAGCTATTCTGGCTTTTTTAAGCGTTCTATTTATTCAAGTTGGAACCAATCTGGTCAATGATGCCTTGGACTTTAAAAAAGGGGCCGACACGCAAGAGCGATTAGGCCCGAAGCGTATGACTCAGGCGGGTCTCTTATCTTTTCAGCAAGTCTTAAAAGGAGGCCTTTTTTGTTTTACTCTTGCACTCTTGCTTGGCATCCCTTTGATTGTAGCTGGAGGCTGGCCATTGGCTTTGATCCTTCTTTTTTCGGTTACCTGTGGCTATCTGTATACAGGCGGACCCAAGCCCTTGGCCTACCATGGCTTAGGAGAGCCTTTTATTTTTATTTTTTATGGGCTCGTTGCAAGTCCAGCCGTTTTCTATCTGCAAACAGGCTTTATTGATGCTGCTTGCTTGATTGCCGGGATACAGATGGGATTATTAGCGATGATTCCCAATGCGATAAATAATCTTAGAGACATCGCAAGTGATGCCAAAGTCAATAAGTTTACTTTAGCAGTCAGATTCGGCCCGACTTTTGCTCGCTGGGAAATTACTGTATTTAGTTTAGCACCTTTCGTTGTAGGATTTGCATGGCTCTTAAAAGGGCACCCGCTTTTGGCTCTTTTGCCGTTTGCAGCTTTTCCGCTAGCAGTTCGTTTAGTTAATACAATCTGGAACACCTCTCAAGGCTCTTCTTTTGTAGAAAGCTTTGGCCAAAGCATTCTTCTGCTCTTTCTTTTTGCCTTTGTTTTAGGGGTGGCTTGTTTGCTGTAATAATAATCGCTTCGGTATATTTGGTATAGATGAGGTTAAATGACAATCGATTGGACGAGTCTTGAATCGCATGTTCTTTGCAATCCGACCTATTCGGTGAACAGGCAAAAGGAGTACCAGAAATTATTAGAAGTGGCCTCTTCCTACCGGGGGCATGTTTGGTTATCAACTTCCGGTTCGACGAGTCAAAAATGGGTAGGACTGTCCAAAGAAGCCCTACTCGCTTCTGCATCGGGGGTCAATCAACATCTACTGGCTACAGCCAACGACCGTTGGGTGACTGCCTTGCCAGATTTTCACGTCGGTGGATTGAGTATCTGGGCTCGCGCGTATCTAAGCCGTGCGCCTGTCTTCGATTTCAAATCGGTTAATGGAGGAAAATGGCATGCCTCGTTATTTTCCGCTTTTTTAGAAGGAGTAAAAGGATCGCTCACTTCGCTTGTTCCTGCCCAATTGCATGACCTCATTCAACTTGGAATGGCTGCTCCTCCCTCTTTGCGAGCAGTCATTATTGGAGGAGGGAAGTTAATGCCAGAGCTGTATGCCAAAGCGGTTGAGCTTGGCTGGCCTGTTCTGCCAAGTTATGGATTGACCGAATGCGCGTCACAGGTTGCTACGGCCGCTTTAGGGTCGTGGAAAGCCGGATTAGAGTGCCCAACTTTAGAGCTCCTGCCCCATATGAGGGGTGAAGAGCAAGGAGGGCGTTTAGCGTTTAAAGGTCCTTCGCTTTTGAGTGCCTATGCCCATTTTGAGCCGGGCGGCATTCGCCTCAGTGACCCCAAGGTTAATGGATGGTTAGTTAGCGAAGACAGAGGGGAAATTCAAGGAACGGAGTTATCTGTTTTTGGGCGCTCAGATGCCTGCATTAAAATTGGGGGAGAAAGCGTCGACCTTGCTTGCTTAGAAGCCCATTTACAATCACTTGCGCTAAAAGCAGATTTTCGAGGGGAAGTGACTTTAGTTGCGCTGCCTGATTCCCGCTTAGGGAATGTCTTGCATTTGGCAGCGGCCAAAGCAGACATTTTTGCATTGCAGGAGATTATAGACAGATTTCAAAAGAGCGTGCTGCCATTTGAGAAAATACGTGCCGTTTGCCATCTGCCTTATTTTCCACGTTCAGCCTTATCAAAGATTTTGAAAAATGAGCTGCAAGCCATGGTTCGAGAAAGGCAGAATGTGATCCTGCCTTGAAGAAGTTAAACCTTTTGTTAGTTGAGGCTAATCTAGTTGGCTCTCTTCCGCTGTTGTCACATTGCTGTTGCTAATGAACGAGGCTTTTTTTAATTCATTTAATCCTTGCGAAATTGCCGGTGGTAAATCGGTCGCGAAGAGGTGAACGGAAAGACCATGTATTTCTTTTGGGGTTTCATTAAAATTGTTGTGCCGATTGAATTCACGGATACTCTGTTCTACGGCAGCAGCTATTTCGTCGCCAAATGCAGAGTCTAGATTACTCAGAGCGCTCGAGTGTATGGTTAAGGGATTTTCAACAAGGCGAATATGTACGTTTTTTAAAGAAGAGACATGGGGTGGAGATAAGCCTGCTTCAAATGCCTGATTGGCATGATGCAAATGCGCTCTTTCCACTTCAGCCGTAAAAACAGCCGGGAGATCAAAGTGTCTCCAAGCTCCATTTATCGCATAAGATTCGTCGCGGGTGGGTTCATTGATCGATACCTGCAGGCCTGAGGGTGCACCCGACTCCAATTGATATCCATCTATTTCATTAGCTAAAAAGCTGCGAATGTTTTCCAAGCCTCCTCCGTGTGAGATTTTAACGAGCTCACTTGGATTATCGAAGGGGGGATTTTGGCTTTTGCGATTCGAGGCAAGCGGGGTAAATCTGTAGTCTTGTTTTCGGTCTTCAAAAGCCTTAGCCATCATTCGGGCTATGCACATCTCATCAACGGCCGGATGAAAA
Coding sequences within it:
- a CDS encoding alpha/beta fold hydrolase yields the protein MNFPCALWAIHGFLGQTSDWNTLRMEQLQAVEIDSFSSSNMVTWAHQFNAYIESQASLPSVLMGYSLGGRLALHALCQKPSLWQAAIIVSAHPGLTQLDLKEERLKNDTIWAKRFEEEPWEQLMASWNHQAVFAQDGCPPDRQEKYYERLQLAKQLLSFSLGHQEDLRENIAALSMPVLWMVGEKDQKFCEAAKTVKLAHPLSKYLTIEQAGHRLMWARPLQFKQSVEQFLNSLNPERGQIKKSQ
- the menD gene encoding 2-succinyl-5-enolpyruvyl-6-hydroxy-3-cyclohexene-1-carboxylic-acid synthase, giving the protein MQSGMGRDLFEAASCEECICPMNNRLAQHVVQQVIDKGVREFCISPGARNAPLVYVLSQIPFIKLYHWPEERSSAFFALGRIKATGRPVAVLTTSGTAAAELLPAAIEAYYTSLPLLLMTADRPRRYRGSGAPQSIEQIGLFSYYCHYMQDLAENDLCCLDKWIGRGPAHLNICFEEPKEADCQSLEISISLPQEDFEIQLVTSKKETELDQFLEMSRFPLVVVGALNAVDGESVVSFLLKLKAPVYLEAQSGLREDSRLESIRIESIERLWELSAKQGYPIDGVLRLGGIPTARLWRDLEEGEGKRAVCSISEHPFSGLSWAGVIHASIPNFLESFQLKQERSYPCQAWIQADRLYQIALLNLFEEEPLAEPSLFHTLSKRIPLRSKVYIGNSLPIREWDQAAVRENRQFQMTASRGANGIDGQLATFLGFCTQEQENWAILGDLTALYDMVAPWVLSQMPALNATAVIVNNGGGQIFARMFAHQHFRNAHDLCFKPLADFWNWHYEKWESIPDTITACTGGRFIELMPDQAATDRFLNRMKQL
- the menA gene encoding 1,4-dihydroxy-2-naphthoate octaprenyltransferase, whose amino-acid sequence is MKKKLADPSMAIKQEIGLLKPWFLAARPRTLPICLAPIFVGTLLAKGEVANINWILAILAFLSVLFIQVGTNLVNDALDFKKGADTQERLGPKRMTQAGLLSFQQVLKGGLFCFTLALLLGIPLIVAGGWPLALILLFSVTCGYLYTGGPKPLAYHGLGEPFIFIFYGLVASPAVFYLQTGFIDAACLIAGIQMGLLAMIPNAINNLRDIASDAKVNKFTLAVRFGPTFARWEITVFSLAPFVVGFAWLLKGHPLLALLPFAAFPLAVRLVNTIWNTSQGSSFVESFGQSILLLFLFAFVLGVACLL
- a CDS encoding AMP-binding protein, which gives rise to MTIDWTSLESHVLCNPTYSVNRQKEYQKLLEVASSYRGHVWLSTSGSTSQKWVGLSKEALLASASGVNQHLLATANDRWVTALPDFHVGGLSIWARAYLSRAPVFDFKSVNGGKWHASLFSAFLEGVKGSLTSLVPAQLHDLIQLGMAAPPSLRAVIIGGGKLMPELYAKAVELGWPVLPSYGLTECASQVATAALGSWKAGLECPTLELLPHMRGEEQGGRLAFKGPSLLSAYAHFEPGGIRLSDPKVNGWLVSEDRGEIQGTELSVFGRSDACIKIGGESVDLACLEAHLQSLALKADFRGEVTLVALPDSRLGNVLHLAAAKADIFALQEIIDRFQKSVLPFEKIRAVCHLPYFPRSALSKILKNELQAMVRERQNVILP
- the menB gene encoding 1,4-dihydroxy-2-naphthoyl-CoA synthase, with translation MLATSNWEEIKTYQDIRFERTEDGIAKITINRPEVRNAFRPETVQEMQDAFERCRNDSSIGVIILTGEGAHAFCSGGDQRVRGEEGYLGQDGIPRLNVLDLQKQIRSLPKPVIAMVAGYAIGGGHVLHVVCDLTIAADNARFGQVGPRVGSFDGGLGSSYLARIVGQKKAREIWYLCRQYDAQEALEMGLVNCVVPLADLEKETLKWCREILQHSPLALRCLKACLNADCDGQVGLLDLAGNATMMYYMTEEAQEGKQAFLEKRKPDFNQFPRLP
- a CDS encoding chorismate-binding protein, whose amino-acid sequence is MASVHMAIDQSFWESGAVINLDQRSVLIAYGLQDFKATKEELDSSKPAFYYPDFFLKAEMPWIQFSSWSILSLEELAQELASASADQSEWTIGHQELFKHAFEGLQEAFESQRLIKVVPYTFAYSSSKMSSERLKFCLKKALHRIENYPVWLYGYWNKSKGVIGITPETLFSHHEQRPTLVQTMALAGTKKQGCEADFEGNKKENAEHELVVADICQVLSSFGRVEVEKKRLLPLPALTHLLTPIQVDLKEPFDFEKLVCALHPTPALGAFPRKEGWEWLCLYQARLDRSYFGAPVGFSFPERGVTVCYVSIRHVQWCEEGMRIGAGCGVVKESECNQEWEEICLKLQAVRSVFAL